A region of Methanomassiliicoccales archaeon DNA encodes the following proteins:
- a CDS encoding succinate dehydrogenase/fumarate reductase iron-sulfur subunit: MNDQVIRFRVFRFDPAVDEEPHYDNYDVPYVPKMRILDALNYIHEHLDGSLSYRYMCRASQCGSCTLTVNGRPGPACKTEVPIDGKEVVVEPLRIFPVIKDLVTDMERGYSRFEAARPYVERPSRPSRPEVVKAEEIEELKPLRSCIECWSCVAICPVVNEISDEYLGPMGMRKLAELSLDKRDILDRTSMALVEGVYNCTTCKNCWAVCPQEIRVPEKAIEKLRAMAIKKGLAPLPPHKVAIASIRNYWNPWMAPRAQRARWARPLDLPEKGETMFFAGCSPSLLKQNLAVGTVKILKHLGEDVGYLSKEERCCSSPLLRVGETALFEEMAKANIEAMRKAGAKRVVVTCAGCYKAWKEDYRDHFGELGFEVLHISEVIERALKEGGIKLKEAEVNQCTITYHDPCHLGRAGGVYEAPRFVLTSVPGIKLVEMERNRENSACCGSGGGVKTARPSLSTTIGSTRLRMVQATRADEVVSCCPWCEQNLEDSIKAGGYPAWRVRDLVDIVSAALE, translated from the coding sequence ATGAACGACCAGGTCATCCGGTTCAGAGTCTTCCGCTTTGACCCGGCGGTGGACGAGGAGCCCCATTACGATAACTATGATGTCCCGTACGTGCCAAAGATGCGCATCCTGGACGCGCTCAATTACATTCACGAGCACCTCGATGGCTCGCTCTCCTATCGCTACATGTGCCGTGCCAGTCAGTGCGGTTCCTGCACGTTGACGGTCAACGGACGACCAGGGCCGGCATGCAAGACCGAGGTGCCAATCGATGGCAAGGAAGTGGTGGTGGAGCCTCTACGGATCTTCCCGGTCATCAAGGACCTGGTCACGGATATGGAGCGAGGTTACAGCCGGTTCGAGGCCGCCAGACCGTATGTGGAACGGCCCTCCAGACCCTCCAGGCCGGAGGTGGTGAAGGCGGAGGAGATAGAGGAGCTCAAACCCCTCCGCTCCTGCATCGAATGCTGGTCCTGCGTGGCCATCTGCCCGGTGGTGAACGAGATCTCCGACGAGTACCTTGGCCCGATGGGCATGCGTAAGCTGGCCGAGCTCTCACTGGACAAGCGGGATATACTGGACCGCACGAGCATGGCTTTGGTGGAAGGCGTCTACAACTGCACCACCTGCAAGAACTGCTGGGCGGTGTGCCCGCAGGAGATCCGCGTGCCGGAGAAGGCCATCGAGAAGCTGCGCGCCATGGCCATCAAAAAGGGGCTGGCCCCGCTTCCTCCGCACAAAGTGGCCATCGCCTCCATCCGCAACTATTGGAACCCGTGGATGGCACCGCGAGCACAGAGGGCGCGTTGGGCGAGGCCCTTGGACCTACCGGAGAAAGGCGAGACCATGTTCTTCGCTGGCTGCTCTCCCTCTCTGCTCAAGCAGAACTTGGCGGTGGGGACGGTGAAGATACTCAAGCACCTGGGTGAGGACGTGGGCTATCTGAGCAAGGAGGAGAGGTGCTGTTCGTCGCCCCTTCTGAGGGTCGGGGAGACAGCCCTCTTCGAGGAGATGGCCAAGGCCAACATCGAGGCAATGAGGAAAGCGGGGGCGAAGAGGGTGGTGGTCACCTGCGCCGGCTGCTACAAGGCCTGGAAGGAGGACTATCGCGATCATTTCGGGGAGCTGGGGTTCGAGGTCCTCCATATCTCCGAGGTCATAGAGAGAGCGCTGAAGGAAGGGGGGATCAAGCTCAAGGAGGCCGAAGTCAATCAATGCACGATCACCTACCACGACCCTTGTCATCTTGGCCGTGCTGGAGGAGTGTACGAAGCCCCGCGTTTCGTCCTGACCTCCGTTCCAGGCATTAAGCTGGTGGAGATGGAACGCAATCGGGAGAACAGTGCCTGTTGTGGCTCTGGAGGGGGAGTGAAGACCGCTCGTCCCTCGCTGTCGACCACCATCGGTTCCACCAGGTTGAGGATGGTCCAGGCTACCAGGGCGGACGAAGTGGTCTCGTGCTGTCCCTGGTGCGAGCAGAACCTGGAGGACAGCATCAAGGCGGGAGGATATCCTGCCTGGAGGGTGCGCGACCTCGTGGACATCGTCTCAGCGGCGCTGGAGTGA
- a CDS encoding FAD-binding protein encodes MTRTIETDVLVIGGGGAGLRAAIEAARQNARVLIVARSVLGKAHTTMAEGGVNAALGNRDPEDSVESHFRDTVVEGAFLNDQRLVKILVEQIADRVYDLEEFGAVFDRTPEGGIAQRSFGGQSHPRTCYVGDETGHEMIMSLVEEVRRRHIRHMDEFMITRLFRDETRCSGAFGIEMSSGEYLLFRSKAIVLSSGGAGSLYKVTSNPDEANGDGYAMAYDIGAELMDMEQVQFHPTGMVYPDAVRGILVTEAVRGEGGLLKNSLGERFMGRYSPVQMELSPRDVVARAIYSEIQAGRGTERGGVYLDITHKDPETVRRKLPRMVKQFQTFADLDITKAPMEVAPTAHHFMGGVKIRPEDNRSTTVAGLYLAGEVEGGVHGGNRLGGNALAETQVFGARAGLYAAQYAKQIGMVHIDPGEVMGEAERLDSMFRSGERPQALRQNIRRMMWDLVGIVRNEKDLAQALEEIRSMQRKAQEVGVSGGKRYNPEWYDAIALGHMLVVAEAIILSALTRKESRGAHFRSDHPRRDDQNWFVNLNLIKGEDGGMKVFSTPIQAESMRPEEAREE; translated from the coding sequence ATGACCCGGACCATTGAGACGGACGTCCTCGTGATAGGGGGCGGTGGAGCAGGGCTCCGCGCGGCGATCGAAGCAGCCAGGCAGAATGCTCGCGTTCTGATCGTTGCCCGTTCGGTGCTAGGCAAGGCTCACACCACCATGGCCGAGGGAGGGGTGAACGCGGCATTGGGCAACCGCGACCCGGAGGATTCGGTGGAATCGCATTTCCGGGATACGGTGGTGGAGGGTGCATTCCTCAACGACCAGCGTCTGGTGAAGATCCTGGTGGAGCAGATCGCCGATCGCGTCTACGACCTAGAGGAGTTCGGGGCGGTGTTCGACCGAACCCCCGAGGGTGGGATCGCGCAGCGGTCGTTCGGAGGGCAAAGCCACCCTCGCACCTGCTACGTCGGAGACGAGACCGGTCACGAGATGATAATGTCCCTGGTGGAGGAGGTCCGCCGCAGACATATCCGGCACATGGACGAATTCATGATCACCCGGTTGTTCCGAGATGAGACGCGCTGTTCCGGAGCCTTTGGCATCGAGATGAGCTCCGGCGAATACCTGCTGTTCCGCTCCAAAGCGATCGTGTTGTCCTCTGGCGGAGCGGGGAGCCTGTACAAGGTGACCTCCAATCCTGACGAGGCGAACGGGGACGGATACGCCATGGCCTATGACATAGGAGCCGAACTCATGGACATGGAGCAAGTACAGTTCCATCCCACGGGCATGGTCTATCCCGATGCGGTAAGGGGCATCCTTGTGACTGAGGCAGTTAGAGGGGAGGGCGGACTGCTCAAGAACTCTCTGGGGGAGAGATTCATGGGGCGATACAGTCCGGTCCAGATGGAGCTCTCGCCCCGCGACGTGGTCGCCAGGGCGATCTACTCTGAGATCCAGGCCGGCCGAGGGACGGAAAGGGGGGGCGTCTACCTGGACATCACGCACAAAGACCCAGAGACCGTGCGAAGGAAGCTCCCGCGCATGGTCAAGCAGTTCCAGACCTTTGCTGACCTGGACATCACCAAGGCGCCTATGGAGGTCGCGCCTACAGCGCATCATTTCATGGGTGGGGTCAAGATTAGGCCGGAGGACAACCGCTCAACTACCGTCGCAGGTCTATACCTGGCAGGCGAGGTGGAGGGGGGAGTGCACGGTGGCAACCGCCTGGGAGGAAACGCGCTCGCGGAAACGCAGGTCTTCGGTGCGCGCGCTGGTCTCTATGCGGCGCAGTACGCCAAACAGATCGGCATGGTCCACATCGACCCTGGTGAGGTCATGGGGGAGGCAGAGCGACTGGATTCCATGTTCCGTTCGGGTGAGAGGCCCCAAGCCCTGCGGCAGAACATCCGACGCATGATGTGGGACCTTGTTGGCATAGTCCGCAACGAGAAGGACCTAGCGCAGGCGCTGGAAGAAATCCGTTCCATGCAAAGGAAGGCTCAAGAGGTAGGGGTCTCAGGAGGCAAGCGCTACAATCCCGAGTGGTATGACGCCATCGCTCTCGGGCACATGCTGGTGGTGGCCGAGGCCATCATCCTGTCGGCCCTGACGAGAAAGGAGAGCCGAGGGGCGCACTTCCGTTCCGATCATCCGCGCCGGGACGACCAGAATTGGTTCGTCAACCTTAACCTGATCAAAGGAGAAGACGGAGGTATGAAGGTCTTCTCCACTCCCATCCAGGCAGAGAGTATGCGTCCAGAGGAGGCCAGAGAGGAATGA